The following proteins come from a genomic window of Chitinispirillales bacterium:
- a CDS encoding IS5/IS1182 family transposase, producing the protein NEIERFFLWLKRFRKVFTRYDKLDVVFSGFIFLAMCIDARFSVNTM; encoded by the coding sequence GGAACGAAATTGAGCGATTTTTCTTGTGGTTAAAGCGTTTTCGAAAAGTGTTCACTCGTTATGACAAGTTAGATGTGGTGTTCAGCGGATTTATTTTTCTGGCAATGTGTATTGACGCCCGGTTTAGTGTGAACACAATGTAA